One genomic window of Fusarium fujikuroi IMI 58289 draft genome, chromosome FFUJ_chr01 includes the following:
- a CDS encoding related to MOB2 protein, required for maintenance in ploidy, which translates to MSNLFSGINARFRGGSAKPSSGPQKSPTGSTASQPPPPELPTQGSQSSSASLAPKTIGMDDSSGVMSGDELISSYHLPRPLPLWLNAQYAKHIVKGNFMTLSARPKTVEQGEWIAHQVVEHYRNLWNFVRVLHEKEDDGTSICNSTSCPRMSAGANHSFTWLNRNREPVELPANEYMTLMQRWISGKIDDTNIFPTDPSGVSYAHNPAITTTPLSQLSNPGEPEYIGKRSGFPDKFVDICQMIFRQMFRVYAHLYWAHFTEPFYHLNLEKQLNSCFSHFVLTATALDMLKPAELEPMQPLIDLWAANGTFPPESKAYEYANIRAGERLLQLSNVPQ; encoded by the exons ATGTCGAACCTCTTTTCTGGCAT TAACGCTCGGTTCCGAGGTGGCTCAGCTaagccttcttctggcccTCAAAAGAGCCCAACTGGTTCTACTGCCAGCCAGCCTCCCCCGCCAGAGCTGCCTACTCAAGGGAGCCAGTCTTCCTCAGCTAGTCTAGCTCCCAAG ACCATTGGCATGGATGACTCCAGCGGCGTCATGAGCGGTGACGAACTAATCTCTTCctatcatcttcctcgacctCTCCCTCTGTGGCTCAATGCCCAATATGCTAAGCACATAGTAAAGGGTAATTTCATGACACTGAGTGCCCGACCCAAGACGGTCGAGCAAGGCGAGTGGATTGCACACCAGG TTGTTGAGCATTACCGCAACCTGTGGAATTTTGTTAGAGTTCTCCACGAAAAGGAGGATGATGGTACATCCATCTGCAACTCTACCAGCTGCCCACGCATGTCTGCTGGAGC TAACCACTCCTTTACTTGGCTCAACCGTAACAGGGAGCCTGTTGAGCTTCCCGCCAATGAGTACATGACTCTTATGCAGCGATGGATTTCTGGTAAAATTGACGACACCAACATCTTCCCAACTGACCCTTCTGGTGTCTCGTACGCCCACAACCccgccatcaccaccacacCTTTGTCCCAACTCTCGAACCCTGGCGAGCCCGAGTACATCGGAAAGCGATCAGGATTCCCTGATAAGTTCGTCGATATCTGCCAGATGATTTTCCGACAAATGTTCCGAGTCTATGCTCACCTCTACTGGGCTCATTTCACCGAGCCGTTCTACCATCTCAACCTGgagaagcagctcaacagCTGTTTCTCACACTTCGTCCTGACGGCTACGGCTCTGGATATGCTCAAGCCCGCTGAGCTGGAGCCCATGCAGCCTCTGATCGATCTTTGGGCCGCCAACGGAACTTTCCCTCCCGAGTCCAAGGCATATGAGTATGCCAACATCCGCGCCGGCGAGCGTCTTCTGCAGCTTTCCAATGTCCCCCAATAA
- a CDS encoding related to YTH1 Protein of the 3` processing complex: MSEEERELLARISQVAGQINRHKNQQAGSRGSPSLYPAHHRQNSYRHASSPYPARHNRIGRHPTAHHHRTLHLNGDNSAASRSASSGAETPPGWVSRTDRHRQLINANVYEKETQNRAKAIEETRQRKISGRRQREKAQFNEFLKHQATTSSAQTNPADRNVLTIDGVQFRVMDGGKKLVKIPGACKLGRDSDACALPAADALNSSSRTPKFATVAGVKFYRTKTGNLVANRFVNDQRYGVLFRETNLLTRLRRTGTVKKMNQLCKIFSTTGNSSSPGWSATHLLYLDRPSGHGAKLTSTLHIGSCTKGPRCRYIHDPNKVALCKDMLKDGQCVNGESCDLSHDMTPERTPNCLHFAKGHCAKADCPYTHSKASPGAPVCRNFGFNGYCEIGAECTDRHVFECPDFSNTGRCKVKGCKLPHRERASVLRNKTNAAGEPLGDISSDDEAADSDDVDSDEVAEFIDADSDLSDFEEQKDFISI, from the exons atgtcagaagaagaacgagaaCTTCTGGCTCGTATCAGTCAAGTTGCGG GCCAGATCAACCGACATAAGAACCAGCAAGCGGGCTCTCGGGGATCTCCAAGCCTTTATCCTGCCCATCATCGTC AAAACTCCTATCGACATGCGAGCTCACCGTACCCAGCTCGCCATAATAGAATTGGCCGCCATCCTACGGCGCACCACCACCGAACCCTTCACTTGAATGGCGACAACTCAGCTGCTTCTCGGTCTGCCAGTAGTGGTGCTGAAACACCTCCTGGTTGGGTTTCCAGAACGGATCGCCACCGCCAACTTATTAACGCCAACGTTTACGAGAAGGAAACCCAGAATCGAGCCAAGGCCATCGAAGAAACACGCCAGAGAAAGATCAGTGGACGCCGACAGCGCGAGAAGGCTCAGTTCAACGAGTTTCTGAAGCATCAAGCTACCACTTCGAGTGCGCAGACTAACCCCGCAGACCGCAACGTGCTCACCATCGACGGTGTCCAGTTCCGCGTTATGGACGGTGGcaagaagcttgtcaagattcCTGGTGCGTGCAAACTTGGCCGCGACTCTGACGCTTGTGCCTTACCCGCTGCAGATGCCCTCAACTCCTCCTCACGAACTCCAAAGTTCGCCACTGTTGCTGGAGTCAAGTTTTACCGAACAAAGACAGGAAACCTCGTTGCGAACAGATTCGTTAACGACCAACGGTATGGAGTTCTTTTTAGGGAGACGAATTTGCTGACAAGGTTAAGGCGAACCGGCAcggtcaagaagatgaatcAACTCTGTAAAATCTTCTCAACGACTGGTAATTCCTCTTCCCCAGGCTGGAGTGCTACACATCTCCTTTACCTAGACCGGCCCAGTGGCCATGGGGCGAAACTGACGAGTACTTTGCACATAGGTTCATGCACCAAAGGCCCTCGGTGCCGGTACATTCACGACCCGAACAAAGTGGCACTCTGTAAAGATATGCTGAAAGACGGGCAATGTGTCAACGGCGAGTCTTGTGACCTCTCCCATGACATGACTCCTGAGCGCACCCCCAACTGTTTGCATTTTGCCAAAGGCCACTGTGCCAAGGCTGACTGTCCCTATACTCACTCTAAAGCTTCCCCAGGCGCCCCAGTTTGTCGCAATTTTGGTTTCAACGGGTACTGCGAGATAGGAGCAGAGTGTACTGACCGTCACGTTTTTGAGTGCCCTGACTTTAGCAATACCGGCCGCTGTAAGGTCAAGGGATGTAAGCTCCCGCACCGTGAGAGGGCAAGCGTCCTCCGGAACAAAACCAATGCCGCCGGCGAGCCTCTTGGAGACATTTCAAGTGATGACGAAGCTGCTGATTCCGACGATGTTGATTCAGATGAAGTTGCCGAGTTCATTGATGCAGACTCGGACCTTTCCGATTTTGAAGAACAGAAAGACTTCATATCGATCTAG
- a CDS encoding related to extracellular matrix protein precursor — translation MKYTLATIAALASVALAKPAFLNTEFDLTEGKPYTIRYSGCDDGCTIILQNGPSDDLSDYKTLTTSATGDSFTFTPSELPSDTYNFKITDKAGEVNYSAQFPYKGSYAAPSVTKSATATAETTAAVSTKEATTLASVTKSAEETTTVAKPIIPTHAPSKNATTPTAAHPTPSKTGSAGGETSVPSVPESGAARMTSSLALIAGAVMAMVYLN, via the exons ATGAAGTACACTCTCGCTACCATTGCTGCCCTCGCCTCCGTGGCCCTGGCTAAGCCTGCTTTCCTCAACACCGAGTTCGATCTCACTGAGGGCAAGCCTTACACCATCCGCTACTCTGGCTGTGACGATGGCTGCACCATCATCCTCCAGAACGGCCCCTCCGATGATCTCTCTGACTACAAGACCCTGACCA CCTCTGCCACTGGTGACTCTTTCACTTTCACCCCCTCTGAGCTTCCCTCCGACACCTACAACTTCAAGATCACCGACAAGGCTGGTGAGGTCAACTACAGCGCTCAGTTCCCCTACAAGGGATCATACGCCGCTCCCTCTGTGACCAAGTCCGCTACCGCTACCGCTGAGACCACTGCTGCCGTTTCCACCAAGGAGGCCACCACCCTCGCCAGCGTCACCAAGTCCGCTGAGGAGACCACCACTGTTGCTAAGCCCATCATTCCTACTCATGCTCCTTCCAAGAACGCCACCACTCCCACTGCTGCTCACCCCACTCCCTCCAAGACTGGCAGCGCCGGCGGCGAGACCAGCGTCCCCAGCGTCCCTGAGAGCGGTGCTGCTCGCATGACATCCTCGCTGGCTCTTATTGCCGGTGCCGTTATGGCCATGGTTTACCTCAACTAA
- a CDS encoding related to beta-tubulin binding protein, with protein MPPPSQLVIATGSVNRLLKEEASYHKEVEEEEAKIKALKEKIDSGANDDENASYMLKQQQTALEQTKAVFEPLRQKIAVAVEKLAEQLAVSEELNAPEDQVVQAKEALVKAKATQANP; from the exons ATGCCGCCGCCTTCTCAACTCGTCATTGCTACAGGCTCTGTCAACCGACTCCTTAAAGAGGAGGCTTCATACCAcaaagaggttgaggaggaggaagccaagatcaaagctctgaaggagaagattgatAGCGGTGCaaacgatgatgagaatgcTTCGTACATGCTTAAACAGCAG CAAACTGCCCTTGAGCAGACAAAGGCCGTATTCGAACCCCTACGACAAAAGATCGCCGtcgctgttgagaagctggcgGAGCAACTCGCCGTGAGCGAAGAGCTGAACGCTCCAGAGGACCAGGTGGTGCAGGCCAAGGAAGCGCTGGTAAAAGCCAAAGCTACCCAGGCCAATCCTTAA
- a CDS encoding probable TGL5 Triacylglycerol lipase involved in TAG mobilization produces the protein MSLQKLRSWYARKSPVELWLDLLRTAEAFEDWEEAALHLDNLLGLDLWQVCSQNVMRNNPASKYYDWRLIAERLDSLATAREDGNFQQLVNLLRSGLVRNLGNITSPKLYNRSFAGTKYLIEEYITQIAEAVEDIRALPTTPSATHGTGPSLTTQMKLDCIHDTRQAFGRSTLVLQGGAIFGMCHLGVVKALFLRGLLPRIITGTATGALIAALVAIHTEDELPAVLSGDGIDLSAFASKHGHENGEASTAQAFRSRWETLLRRIRRFSKEGYFLDVTVLEECVRANVGDLTFEEAYNRSKRVLNITVATEGQGGVPTLLNYLTAPNVLIWTAAVASNASSPSLYGHSKTTMLCKDAHGNIVPWAPANTIDFRHWTHTSYSDRDSPLRRIAELFNVNHFIVSQARPYLIPFIQSDMHGPSLVESRSKTTQISAFLVRMVGLEIRHRLSQLDTLNLLPTGIRRFLVDEQVPAASMVLVPEVTAGDFVRLLETPTRETLNYWVLRGERSVWPAVAALRIRCAVENELDRSYQVVRKFKAPGLRRKGSMAATLES, from the exons ATGTCGTTGCAGAAGCTGCGGAGCTGGTACGCGCGCAAAAGCCCCGTTGAGCTATGGCTGGATCTATTGAGAACCGCCGAAGCCTTTGAGGACTGGGAGGAGGCCGCGCTACACCTGGATAACCTCCTGGGCCTTGATCTGTGGCAAGTCTGCTCACAAAATGTCAT GAGGAACAATCCAGCTTCTAAGTATTACGACTGGAGACTCATTGCAGAACGCCTAGACTCTCTCGCGACCGCGCGGGAAGACGGAAACTTTCAGCAGCTCGTCAACCTGTTGAGATCCGGCCTTGTTCGAAACCTCGGGAACATCACCTCACCCAAACTCTACAATCGATCATTTGCCGGAACCAAGTATCTTATAGAAGAGTACATCACCCAGATTGCCGAGGCAGTGGAGGATATTCGCGCCCTGCCTACAACTCCGTCGGCTACACATGGGACGGGGCCATCCTTGACGACGCAGATGAAATTGGACTGTATCCACGATACAAGACAGGCTTTTGGGAGGAGTACACTCGTCCTTCAAGGCGGTGCGATATTTGGTATGTGCCATTTGGGCGTTGTCAAGGCTCTCTTTCTGCGTGGTTTACTCCCGCGCATCATTACGGGAACGGCTACAGGCGCCTTGATCGCGGCTCTGGTCGCTATTCATACTGAAGATGAGCTACCGGCTGTTCTGAGTGGCGATGGTATTGACCTCTCGGCATTTGCTTCCAAGCATGGTCATGAGAACGGGGAGGCCTCAACGGCTCAGGCCTTCAGGTCACGGTGGGAAACTCTGTTGCGGAGGATCAGGCGTTTCTCCAAAGAAGGGTACTTTCTTGACGTGACTGTTTTGGAGGAGTGTGTGAGGGCCAATGTTGGTGATTTGACCTTCGAGGAGGCCTATAACCGGAGCAAGAGGGTGCTGAACATAACTGTTGCGACGGAGGGCCAGGGGGGTGTACCGACGCTCCTCAACTATCTGACCGCGCCTAATGTG TTGATCTGGACCGCTGCTGTAGCGTCGAATGCCTCATCGCCCTCTCTCTATGGCCACAGCAAGACGACTATGCTCTGCAAGGACGCCCACGGCAACATTGTACCGTGGGCGCCAGCTAACACAATTGACTTTCGACATTGGACTCACACATCCTACTCCGATCGAGACTCGCCTTTACGACGTATTGCTGAGTTATTCAACGTCAATCATTTCATTGTCAGCCAAGCTCGACCGTATCTCATTCCCTTTATTCAGTCTGATATGCATGGTCCATCTTTAGTAGAGTCGCGGAGCAAGACGACACAGATATCTGCCTTTCTCGTACGCATGGTCGGGCTGGAGATAAGGCACCGCCTAAGTCAGTTGGACACACTAAATCTCCTGCCAACCGGTATCCGCCGCTTCCTGGTCGATGAACAAGTCCCGGCTGCCTCTATGGTTCTCGTGCCTGAAGTGACAGCAGGGGACTTTGTGCGATTACTAGAAACTCCGACACGAGAGACCCTCAACTACTGGGTTCTCAGAGGCGAGAGGAGCGTGTGGCCTGCCGTAGCCGCCCTAAGAATCAGGTGTGCTGTCGAGAATGAGCTCGATAGGTCATATCAGGTGGTCAGGAAGTTTAAAGCCCCCGGCTTACGACGAAAGGGGAGCATGGCCGCTACGCTGGAGAGTTAG